In Bacteroides cellulosilyticus, the genomic stretch ACGCTTTCATAAACAACACATAAATACCACTCAATAATACAATTATCCCCAACAAATACCAATAACCATATCCCACGAAACAGAAATAGCCCAATATGACCAAAGCCTGTGCCGCCATATAAATTAAGGATACCCCAACATGAGGTATCTTCAACTCGTTTGCCATCAATTGATACATGTGTTTCCGGTGGGGCAAACCAATGTTCTCATGAAGCATCAAACGATGAATAATAGTCAGGACACTATCAACACCATAAACAACCAATAGGATTATCCAGCTAAAATCTCCGGTCGTTAGAATCAACTTACCTATCAGAAAAAGAAGAATAAAAGCAATACTAACCGAACCAACATCACCCGCAAAACATTTGGCTTTCTTACGGAAATTGAAAAAACAAAAGACCAAGACGGAACAAAGAACTGTATTGATCAAAGCCAGCTCTACGAACGTAGTGATCTCAGAATTGATATATGCCAATGCAGCAAGGATAACCAATGAATAACCACCTGTGATGCCGTTGATGCCATCCATAAAATTATAGGCATTAATGATACCTGTACAGATAATCAAAGCTATGACAATCCACCACCAGGAAAGAGAATACAAACCCCATTGATAAAACATCAAGGCCATGGCAGAAAAGTGAAACACCAACCTCAGACCTTGAGAAGTAGAACGGATATCATCTACAAAACTGATGAAAGTAATTAGGGTTAATGCTAACATAAACCATGGATACTCCCAATGGTTACTCAGGAAATAGGCCAAAGCTCCGAAATAGAAAATAATGCCACCTCCACGCAAAGTTACTTTTGTATGTGAACTACGTTCATTGGGTTTATCAATGATATTGCACTTATCAGCCACTCTAAAATAAAAAAGTTCTGCTACAAAGAGCAGAACTAATATAATGATATAATACACGATTTACAAGTTATAAGTAGGTTAGAAACTTCGTATTACTCTGTGCTCTCCGCGGTGAAACTACGGATCGTTTTCATTATTCCATCCGCCGCACGGACAGGCATCCTGTCAATACCAAGGGCGGATTTTATTTTCTCATTACTCACCACGTAATTCTCAGTCAGCTTTCTCAGCCGCTCTGTATTCAAAGGCAGATGAAGCAGCGTACCCAGTCCTGCGCAGCCTTCCATCATTTTCCTGTTCATTTTCCAGATGTGAGGCACCTTACCCATAGCTTCACACATAAGAGCTATCAGTTCATTCGTAGACAAGGCTTCATCATCACCCATGTGATAAATACCGCTCGCTACGTCTTTTGTCAACAAACCTTCCACCACATAGCAAAGATTATCTATAGAAGTAAAAGAACGCTTGTTCTCAAAATCGCCTAAAGGCCAAGGAATACCTTTCTTTACCACATTATAAAGCAAGTTCAGATTACCCTTATTACCAGGACCATGAATCATACAAGGACGAAGTATATAGACCTGCTTATCACGCTGCATAGTAACTTTCAATTCCCCATGCTCACTTCTCAACTTACTAAGAATATATTCTTCAGCTGCAATCTTACTTTCTCCATAAGGACCAACCGGAGTAGGTATCACATCTTCTGTCAGCATATCCCCCACTACACTGTCTGCGGCAGCTTTTACAGAACTGAAAAAGATAAATTTCTTCACAGAAGATTCTAAAAAGAAATCGAATATCTTCTGCGTCAGCCCTGTATTGATATCAAAATATACCTGAGAAGCAGACTGATTCTTTGTATCATGCGCCTTGCCTGCCAGATGGATGATGGCATCAAAACGAGGTAAACGTTGCATGGGGAAAGAAGTTGTTTCAATATCTTTCCACGAGAAAGTCCTCACAACTCCCTTCTTTTCGGGAGAAATGATATCAAGACCATAGAGAGTATGATGTTCAAATAAGGCCGCTATAAGATTAGAACCCACAAAACCGTGAATCCCTGTTATAAGTATCTTCATGGAAGATTTAAAGATTTATTTTGCTATCTGTGATTTGAGATATAGCTTCTTCACGAAACGCATATCATGCGCCACCATTATTCTCACCAATTCAGGGAAACTGGTCTTCGTCGGATTCCAACCAAGCAGCGTCTTTGCTTTAGTAGGATCACCAAGTAGTTGCTCAACCTCGCAAGGACGGAAATATTTAGAATCAACCTCAACAAGCACCTTACCCGTTTTCAGATCAACACCTTTTTCATTAACGCCCTCACCTTCCCAGCGCAGTTCAATACCAACCTCATGGAATGCCAAAGTGGCAAACTCGCGAACAGTATGCATCTCACCAGTAGCTATCACAAAATCTTCCGGTGTATCATGTTGTAGAATCAACCACATACACTCCACATAATCCTTTGCATATCCCCAGTCTCGACGGGCGTCCAAATTTCCCAAATACAACTTATCTTGAAAACCTTGTGCAATACGAGCAGCAGCAAGAGTGATCTTACGAGTTACAAAAGTCTCACCTCTCCGCTCACTTTCATGGT encodes the following:
- a CDS encoding MraY family glycosyltransferase; protein product: MYYIIILVLLFVAELFYFRVADKCNIIDKPNERSSHTKVTLRGGGIIFYFGALAYFLSNHWEYPWFMLALTLITFISFVDDIRSTSQGLRLVFHFSAMALMFYQWGLYSLSWWWIVIALIICTGIINAYNFMDGINGITGGYSLVILAALAYINSEITTFVELALINTVLCSVLVFCFFNFRKKAKCFAGDVGSVSIAFILLFLIGKLILTTGDFSWIILLVVYGVDSVLTIIHRLMLHENIGLPHRKHMYQLMANELKIPHVGVSLIYMAAQALVILGYFCFVGYGYWYLLGIIVLLSGIYVLFMKAFFHLHQH
- a CDS encoding NAD-dependent epimerase/dehydratase family protein codes for the protein MKILITGIHGFVGSNLIAALFEHHTLYGLDIISPEKKGVVRTFSWKDIETTSFPMQRLPRFDAIIHLAGKAHDTKNQSASQVYFDINTGLTQKIFDFFLESSVKKFIFFSSVKAAADSVVGDMLTEDVIPTPVGPYGESKIAAEEYILSKLRSEHGELKVTMQRDKQVYILRPCMIHGPGNKGNLNLLYNVVKKGIPWPLGDFENKRSFTSIDNLCYVVEGLLTKDVASGIYHMGDDEALSTNELIALMCEAMGKVPHIWKMNRKMMEGCAGLGTLLHLPLNTERLRKLTENYVVSNEKIKSALGIDRMPVRAADGIMKTIRSFTAESTE